Proteins found in one Thunnus maccoyii chromosome 5, fThuMac1.1, whole genome shotgun sequence genomic segment:
- the api5 gene encoding apoptosis inhibitor 5 isoform X1 yields the protein MAVTIEDLYRSYGVLADAKDNLSQHKDAYQVILDGVKGGPKEKRLAAQFIPKFFSSFPELADAAINAQLDLCEDDDVSIRRHAIKELPRFATGENIVRVADILTQLLQTDDTAEFNQVNAALISIFKIDAKGTLGGLFSQILQGEDIVRERAIKFLSTKLKTLTEDVMTKEVEEYVFAETKKVLEDVTGEEFVLLMRVVSGLRVLQTVNGRQQLVELVVEQAFLEQALNPADPDTVDRLLQCTRQALPLFSKNVHSTRFVTYFCEHVLPNLSTLASPVAELDIQLEVLKLLAEMSPFCGDMDKLEANLNMLFTKLLEFMPLPPEEVENGENSASEEPKLQFSYVECLLFGFHQLGKKLPDFLLDKVDAERLKDFKIRLQYFARGLQVYIRQLRVALQGKTGDALKTDENKIKVVALKITNNINVLIKDLFHNPPSFKSTVTLSWKPVQKAEAVAPKRPSTEEMGAGAGTKKQISPQPRRDARQIYNPPSGKYSASIGNFNYEQRGGFRGGRGRGFGARGNRSRGRIY from the exons ATGGCGGTCACTATCGAGGATCTCTACCGCAGCTACGGGGTCCTTGCTGATGCTAAGGACAACCTCAGCCAG CACAAAGATGCCTACCAAGTAATCCTGGATGGCGTGAAGGGTGGCCCGAAGGAGAAACGGCTGGCGGCACAGTTTATTCCCAAGTTCTTCAGCAGCTTCCCAGAATTGGCAGATGCAGCCATTAACGCCCAGCTTGATCTCTGTGAAGATGATGACGTGTCT ATTCGACGACATGCCATCAAGGAGCTCCCGCGGTTTGCAACTGGGGAGAACATCGTCAGGGTTGCAGATATTCTCACCCAGCTCCTCCAGACAG aTGACACGGCAGAGTTCAACCAAGTGAATGCAGCACTTATCTCTATCTTCAAGATAGATGCTAAAG GTACTCTCGGAGGCCTCTTCTCTCAGATCTTGCAGGGAGAAGACATCGTGCGGGAAAGGGCCATCAAGTTTCTGTCAACCAAACTGAAGACCTTGACAGAAGATGTTATGACCAAGGAGGTGGAGGAGTACGTCTTTGCAGAGACAAAGAAG GTGCTGGAGGATGTGACTGGAGAGGAGTTTGTGCTGCTGATGCGTGTCGTGTCAGGCCTGCGGGTGCTGCAGACAGTGAACGGGCGGCAACAGCTGGTTGAGCTGGTGGTGGAGCAGGCATTCCTGGAGCAGGCCCTCAACCCAGCTGACCCTGACACTGTAGACCGCCTACTTCAGTGCACGCGCCAGGCCCTGCCCCTTTTCTCT AAAAATGTCCATTCCACACGTTTTGTCACCTACTTCTGTGAACACGTCCTGCCCAACCTCAGCACCTTGGCGAGTCCTGTGGCTGAGCTGGACATTCAGTTGGAG gtgctGAAGCTGCTGGCTGAGATGAGTCCGTTCTGTGGAGACATGGATAAGCTGGAGGCCAACCTCAACATGCTGTTTACCAAGCTGCTG gaGTTCATGCCTTTGCCTCCAGAAGAGGTGGAGAACGGAGAGAACTCAGCGAGCGAGGAGCCCAAACTGCAGTTCAGCTACGTGGAGTGTCTCCTCTTCGGCTTCCACCAGCTGGGCAAGAAGCTGCCAGACTTCCTCCTCGACAAAGTGGACGCCGAGCGCCTCAAAGACTTCAAGATCAG GTTACAATATTTTGCCAGAGGCCTGCAGGTTTACATCAGACAGCTGCGAGTAGCACTGCAAGGCAAGACGGGAGACGCTCTGAAGACAGATGAG AACAAGATCAAAGTGGTGGCCCTCAAGATCACAAACAATATCAATGTCCTCATCAAG GATCTGTTCCACAACCCTCCATCATTCAAGAGCACAGTCACTCTGTCCTGGAAACCCGTCCAGAAGGCAGAGGCAGTAGC CCCTAAGCGTCCTTCAACTGAGGAGATGGGCGCCGGCGCCggcacaaaaaaacagatttctccGCAGCCCCGGAGGGACGCGCGGCAAATCTACAATCCTCCCAGCGGCAAGTACAGCGCCTCCATTGGCAATTTTAACTATG
- the api5 gene encoding apoptosis inhibitor 5 isoform X2, producing the protein MAVTIEDLYRSYGVLADAKDNLSQHKDAYQVILDGVKGGPKEKRLAAQFIPKFFSSFPELADAAINAQLDLCEDDDVSIRRHAIKELPRFATGENIVRVADILTQLLQTDDTAEFNQVNAALISIFKIDAKGTLGGLFSQILQGEDIVRERAIKFLSTKLKTLTEDVMTKEVEEYVFAETKKVLEDVTGEEFVLLMRVVSGLRVLQTVNGRQQLVELVVEQAFLEQALNPADPDTVDRLLQCTRQALPLFSKNVHSTRFVTYFCEHVLPNLSTLASPVAELDIQLEVLKLLAEMSPFCGDMDKLEANLNMLFTKLLEFMPLPPEEVENGENSASEEPKLQFSYVECLLFGFHQLGKKLPDFLLDKVDAERLKDFKIRLQYFARGLQVYIRQLRVALQGKTGDALKTDENKIKVVALKITNNINVLIKDLFHNPPSFKSTVTLSWKPVQKAEAVAPKRPSTEEMGAGAGTKKQISPQPRRDARQIYNPPSEQRGGFRGGRGRGFGARGNRSRGRIY; encoded by the exons ATGGCGGTCACTATCGAGGATCTCTACCGCAGCTACGGGGTCCTTGCTGATGCTAAGGACAACCTCAGCCAG CACAAAGATGCCTACCAAGTAATCCTGGATGGCGTGAAGGGTGGCCCGAAGGAGAAACGGCTGGCGGCACAGTTTATTCCCAAGTTCTTCAGCAGCTTCCCAGAATTGGCAGATGCAGCCATTAACGCCCAGCTTGATCTCTGTGAAGATGATGACGTGTCT ATTCGACGACATGCCATCAAGGAGCTCCCGCGGTTTGCAACTGGGGAGAACATCGTCAGGGTTGCAGATATTCTCACCCAGCTCCTCCAGACAG aTGACACGGCAGAGTTCAACCAAGTGAATGCAGCACTTATCTCTATCTTCAAGATAGATGCTAAAG GTACTCTCGGAGGCCTCTTCTCTCAGATCTTGCAGGGAGAAGACATCGTGCGGGAAAGGGCCATCAAGTTTCTGTCAACCAAACTGAAGACCTTGACAGAAGATGTTATGACCAAGGAGGTGGAGGAGTACGTCTTTGCAGAGACAAAGAAG GTGCTGGAGGATGTGACTGGAGAGGAGTTTGTGCTGCTGATGCGTGTCGTGTCAGGCCTGCGGGTGCTGCAGACAGTGAACGGGCGGCAACAGCTGGTTGAGCTGGTGGTGGAGCAGGCATTCCTGGAGCAGGCCCTCAACCCAGCTGACCCTGACACTGTAGACCGCCTACTTCAGTGCACGCGCCAGGCCCTGCCCCTTTTCTCT AAAAATGTCCATTCCACACGTTTTGTCACCTACTTCTGTGAACACGTCCTGCCCAACCTCAGCACCTTGGCGAGTCCTGTGGCTGAGCTGGACATTCAGTTGGAG gtgctGAAGCTGCTGGCTGAGATGAGTCCGTTCTGTGGAGACATGGATAAGCTGGAGGCCAACCTCAACATGCTGTTTACCAAGCTGCTG gaGTTCATGCCTTTGCCTCCAGAAGAGGTGGAGAACGGAGAGAACTCAGCGAGCGAGGAGCCCAAACTGCAGTTCAGCTACGTGGAGTGTCTCCTCTTCGGCTTCCACCAGCTGGGCAAGAAGCTGCCAGACTTCCTCCTCGACAAAGTGGACGCCGAGCGCCTCAAAGACTTCAAGATCAG GTTACAATATTTTGCCAGAGGCCTGCAGGTTTACATCAGACAGCTGCGAGTAGCACTGCAAGGCAAGACGGGAGACGCTCTGAAGACAGATGAG AACAAGATCAAAGTGGTGGCCCTCAAGATCACAAACAATATCAATGTCCTCATCAAG GATCTGTTCCACAACCCTCCATCATTCAAGAGCACAGTCACTCTGTCCTGGAAACCCGTCCAGAAGGCAGAGGCAGTAGC CCCTAAGCGTCCTTCAACTGAGGAGATGGGCGCCGGCGCCggcacaaaaaaacagatttctccGCAGCCCCGGAGGGACGCGCGGCAAATCTACAATCCTCCCAGCG